In Mycobacterium sp. Aquia_216, a genomic segment contains:
- the hglS gene encoding 2-oxoadipate dioxygenase/decarboxylase, translated as MSRPRRLVTWQLRERFAAGLSAMYAGEVPAYGTLVEVSEQVNSDYVARRPGAERLGSLQRVTAERHGAIRVGGPAELAAVADLFAAFGMLPVGYYDLRSAASPVPVVSTAFRPIEANELAHNPFRVFTSMLATRDGRYFDSDLRTRVETFIARRQLFDPALLDRARLIAAEGACDAEEADAFVAAAVAAFALSREPINRSWYDELSRVSAVAADIAGVCSTHINHLTPRVLDIDDLYQRMSGRGITMIDAIQGPPRTEGPAVLLRQTSFRALAEPRLFRGRDGTVSAGSLRVRFGEVEARGVALTPRGRRHYDAAMASGDPARVWDDYFPSTDAEMATAGLAYYRAGDPAAPVVYEDFLPASAAGIFRSNLDHDGSEIGNAGDDSGYDAEWLAGAIGHHIHDPYVLYEEASA; from the coding sequence ATGAGCCGCCCCAGAAGGCTCGTGACCTGGCAGCTTCGCGAGCGCTTCGCGGCCGGGCTCTCGGCCATGTACGCCGGCGAGGTGCCCGCCTACGGCACCCTCGTCGAGGTCAGTGAGCAGGTCAACTCCGATTACGTGGCACGCCGTCCGGGCGCCGAACGGTTGGGTTCGTTGCAGCGGGTCACCGCCGAGCGGCACGGCGCCATCCGGGTGGGCGGCCCGGCCGAACTGGCTGCCGTCGCCGACTTGTTCGCGGCATTCGGCATGCTGCCGGTCGGGTACTACGACCTGCGTTCGGCGGCCTCGCCCGTTCCCGTGGTGTCGACGGCTTTTCGGCCGATCGAGGCAAACGAGCTGGCACACAATCCGTTTCGGGTGTTCACATCGATGCTGGCCACTCGCGATGGCCGCTATTTCGATTCCGACCTGCGGACCCGCGTCGAGACGTTCATCGCGCGCCGCCAGCTGTTCGACCCCGCGCTGCTCGATCGGGCCCGGCTCATCGCCGCCGAGGGCGCCTGCGACGCCGAGGAGGCCGACGCATTCGTCGCCGCCGCGGTGGCCGCGTTCGCGCTGTCGCGCGAACCGATCAACAGATCCTGGTACGACGAGTTGTCGCGGGTGTCCGCGGTGGCCGCCGACATCGCCGGCGTGTGTTCCACCCACATCAACCACCTGACGCCACGCGTCCTCGACATCGACGACCTGTACCAGCGCATGAGCGGGCGCGGCATCACGATGATCGACGCCATCCAAGGCCCGCCCCGCACCGAGGGGCCCGCAGTGTTGTTGCGCCAGACGTCGTTTCGCGCGCTCGCCGAGCCACGTCTGTTTCGCGGCCGGGACGGCACTGTGAGCGCGGGCAGCCTGCGGGTCCGCTTCGGCGAGGTCGAGGCGCGCGGTGTCGCACTGACTCCGCGTGGGCGCCGGCATTACGACGCGGCCATGGCATCCGGCGATCCCGCCCGGGTCTGGGACGACTACTTCCCGTCGACCGACGCAGAGATGGCCACCGCGGGACTGGCCTACTACCGCGCTGGCGACCCGGCCGCACCCGTCGTCTACGAAGACTTCTTGCCGGCCTCGGCGGCGGGCATCTTCCGGTCCAACCTGGACCACGACGGGTCCGAAATCGGGAACGCCGGCGACGATTCCGGCTACGACGCCGAGTGGCTGGCCGGCGCGATCGGCCACCATATCCATGACCCCTACGTTCTCTATGAGGAGGCATCGGCGTGA
- the lat gene encoding L-lysine 6-transaminase, which translates to MTAVLNEAHWVHEVLSRSLLVDGFDFVLDPAQSAGSYLVDARDGRRYLDMFTFFASSALGMNHPALADDEEFRAELTQAALNKPSNADVYTVAMATFVDTFARVLGDPALPHLFFVDGGALAVENALKVAFDWKSRYNERRGIDPELGTRVLHLRGAFHGRSGYTLSLTNTKAVTVARFPKFDWPRIDAPYLRPGLDGPAMDALEAESLRQARAAFEAHPHDIACFIAEPIQGEGGDRHFRPEFFKAMRELCDEYDALLIFDEVQTGCGSTGTAWAYQQLGVQPDVVAFGKKTQVCGVMAGRRVDEIADNVFAVTSRINSTWGGNLTDMVRARRILEVIEADELFDRAAEHGRYLRDRLDELADEFPALVFDPRGRGLMCAFSLSTTADRDELIGRLWHEGVIVLPAGKDGIRFRPALTVSRSEIDLAVTAVRRVLAAVNAGT; encoded by the coding sequence ATGACTGCCGTCCTGAACGAAGCTCACTGGGTCCATGAGGTGTTGTCGCGCAGCCTGCTGGTCGACGGTTTCGATTTCGTGCTCGACCCGGCGCAATCGGCCGGCTCGTATCTGGTCGACGCTCGCGACGGCCGGCGCTACCTCGACATGTTCACCTTCTTCGCGTCGTCGGCGCTGGGGATGAACCATCCGGCACTGGCCGACGACGAGGAATTCCGCGCCGAGCTCACCCAGGCCGCGCTGAACAAGCCCAGCAATGCCGACGTCTACACGGTGGCGATGGCAACCTTCGTCGACACCTTCGCGCGGGTGCTGGGCGACCCGGCGCTGCCGCATTTGTTCTTCGTCGACGGCGGGGCACTCGCGGTGGAGAACGCGCTCAAGGTGGCCTTCGACTGGAAGAGCCGCTACAACGAGCGACGCGGCATCGATCCCGAGCTCGGCACCCGCGTGCTGCACCTGCGCGGTGCGTTCCACGGCCGCAGCGGCTACACCCTGTCGCTGACCAACACCAAGGCGGTCACCGTGGCCCGCTTCCCGAAGTTCGACTGGCCGCGCATCGACGCGCCTTACCTGCGGCCGGGCCTGGACGGACCGGCGATGGACGCGCTGGAAGCGGAGTCGCTGCGCCAGGCCCGCGCCGCGTTCGAGGCCCACCCGCACGACATCGCCTGCTTCATCGCCGAACCGATCCAGGGCGAAGGCGGCGACCGGCACTTCCGGCCGGAGTTCTTCAAGGCGATGCGCGAACTGTGCGACGAGTACGACGCCCTGCTGATCTTCGACGAGGTGCAGACCGGCTGCGGGTCGACCGGAACCGCCTGGGCCTACCAGCAATTGGGTGTGCAGCCCGACGTGGTCGCGTTCGGGAAGAAGACGCAGGTGTGCGGCGTGATGGCCGGCCGACGGGTCGACGAGATCGCCGACAACGTCTTCGCGGTCACGTCACGGATCAACTCGACGTGGGGCGGCAATCTGACCGACATGGTGCGGGCGCGTCGCATCCTCGAGGTCATCGAAGCCGACGAGTTGTTCGACCGTGCCGCCGAGCACGGCCGCTACCTGCGCGACCGGCTCGACGAACTCGCCGACGAGTTCCCGGCGCTGGTATTCGACCCCCGCGGCCGCGGACTCATGTGCGCGTTCAGCCTGTCCACCACCGCCGACCGCGACGAGTTGATCGGCCGGCTGTGGCACGAGGGCGTGATCGTGCTGCCCGCCGGCAAAGACGGCATTCGATTCCGTCCCGCGCTCACCGTTTCGCGGTCGGAAATCGACCTGGCCGTCACCGCCGTTCGGAGAGTGTTGGCGGCTGTCAATGCGGGTACCTGA
- the amaB gene encoding L-piperidine-6-carboxylate dehydrogenase: MTTHDELRNRVLKAFEAIGAGVSLGDPGGPGLAAGTPITGEVLFTVAPSSSEQADRTITAAAEAFTTWRNTPAPVRGALVARLGELLAEHKNELATLVTCEVGKITSEALGEVQEMIDICQFAVGLSRQLYGRTIASERPGHRLAETWHPLGVVGVISAFNFPVAVWAWNSAVALVCGDTVVWKPSELTPLTALACQALIGRAAADVGAPPAVSGLLLGDRDLGERLVDDPRIALLSATGSVRMGRQVGPRVAARFGRSLLELGGNNAAIVTPAADLELAVRAIVFAAAGTAGQRCTSLRRLIVHRSVADSVVERVASAYRQLPIGDPSAPGTLIGPLIHETAYRDMVGALEQARAEGGEVIGGDRQQVGDPGAYYVAPAVVRMPAQSDIVAAETFAPILYVLTYDELDEAIALNNGVPQGLSSAIFSTDLREAERFLNGSDCGIANVNIGTSGAEIGGAFGGEKQTGGGRESGSDAWRAYMRRATNTVNYSSELPLAQGVEFG, translated from the coding sequence GTGACGACCCATGATGAGTTGCGGAACCGGGTGCTCAAGGCCTTCGAAGCCATCGGCGCCGGAGTCAGCCTTGGCGACCCCGGCGGCCCTGGCCTGGCGGCCGGCACGCCGATCACCGGTGAGGTGCTCTTCACCGTCGCGCCCAGCTCATCCGAGCAGGCCGACCGCACGATCACCGCGGCCGCCGAGGCGTTTACGACGTGGCGAAACACCCCGGCCCCGGTGCGGGGCGCGCTGGTGGCCCGCCTCGGCGAGCTGCTCGCCGAACACAAGAACGAGCTGGCGACGTTGGTGACGTGCGAGGTCGGCAAGATCACCTCCGAGGCCCTGGGCGAAGTGCAGGAAATGATCGACATCTGCCAGTTCGCGGTCGGCCTGTCGCGCCAGCTCTACGGCCGGACCATCGCCTCCGAGCGCCCCGGTCACCGGCTGGCCGAGACCTGGCATCCGCTGGGCGTGGTCGGGGTGATCAGTGCGTTCAACTTCCCGGTGGCGGTCTGGGCGTGGAACAGCGCGGTGGCGCTGGTGTGCGGGGATACGGTGGTGTGGAAGCCCTCGGAACTGACGCCGTTGACGGCGTTGGCCTGTCAGGCGCTGATCGGGCGGGCCGCGGCCGACGTCGGTGCGCCGCCCGCGGTGAGCGGGCTGCTGCTGGGCGATCGCGACCTGGGCGAGCGGCTGGTCGACGACCCTCGGATCGCGCTGTTGTCCGCGACCGGTTCGGTGCGGATGGGCCGGCAGGTCGGTCCGCGGGTGGCCGCGCGCTTCGGGCGGTCGCTGCTGGAGCTGGGCGGCAACAATGCGGCGATCGTGACGCCGGCAGCCGACCTGGAGCTGGCGGTGCGCGCCATCGTCTTCGCCGCCGCCGGCACCGCCGGTCAGCGCTGCACCAGCCTGCGCCGGCTGATCGTGCATCGTTCGGTGGCCGACTCGGTCGTAGAGCGGGTGGCGTCCGCTTATCGGCAGTTGCCCATCGGCGACCCGTCGGCGCCCGGCACGCTGATCGGGCCGCTGATTCACGAGACCGCCTACCGCGACATGGTCGGGGCGCTGGAGCAGGCCCGCGCCGAGGGCGGCGAGGTGATCGGCGGCGACCGTCAGCAGGTCGGCGACCCGGGCGCGTACTACGTCGCGCCGGCCGTGGTGCGAATGCCCGCACAGAGCGACATCGTGGCGGCCGAAACGTTTGCGCCGATCCTCTACGTGCTGACCTACGACGAGCTGGACGAGGCGATCGCCCTCAACAACGGCGTGCCGCAAGGGCTCTCGTCGGCCATCTTCAGCACCGACCTGCGCGAGGCCGAACGCTTCCTGAACGGGTCGGACTGCGGTATCGCCAACGTCAATATCGGCACGTCGGGCGCCGAAATCGGGGGTGCCTTCGGCGGCGAGAAGCAGACCGGCGGTGGTAGGGAATCCGGTTCGGACGCGTGGAGGGCCTACATGCGACGCGCCACCAACACCGTCAATTACTCCAGCGAGCTGCCGCTGGCACAGGGCGTGGAGTTCGGATAA
- a CDS encoding Lrp/AsnC family transcriptional regulator: MSESLDDIDRILMRQLVADGRATLAELAGSAGLSVSAVQSRVRRLEARGVVSGYSARINPEAVGHLLSAFVAITPLDPSQPDDAPARLAHIEEIEACHSVAGEESYVLLVRVASARTLEDLLQRIRTAANVQTRSTIILNTFYSDRQYVP, translated from the coding sequence ATGAGTGAGTCGCTCGACGACATCGACCGGATCCTGATGCGCCAGCTGGTCGCGGACGGACGCGCGACGCTGGCGGAGCTGGCCGGCAGCGCCGGGCTATCCGTCTCGGCGGTCCAGTCCCGGGTGCGCCGGTTGGAGGCCCGCGGTGTGGTCTCGGGGTATTCCGCGCGAATCAACCCGGAGGCGGTCGGGCACCTGCTCTCGGCGTTCGTGGCAATCACTCCTCTTGATCCTTCCCAACCCGATGATGCGCCCGCCCGCCTGGCGCACATCGAGGAGATCGAGGCGTGCCACTCGGTGGCCGGCGAGGAGAGTTACGTCCTGCTGGTGCGCGTCGCGTCCGCCCGGACGCTCGAGGACCTGCTGCAAAGGATCCGGACAGCGGCCAACGTGCAGACCCGCAGCACCATCATCCTCAATACTTTTTACAGTGACAGGCAATATGTACCATAA
- a CDS encoding TetR/AcrR family transcriptional regulator, whose protein sequence is MPTARRRLSPEDRRAELLALGAEVFGKRPYDEVRIDEIAERAGVSRALMYHYFPDKRAFFAAVVKDEADRLYESTNKEPVTGLTMFEEARMGVLAYMAYHEQNPEAAWAAYVGLGRSDPVLLGVEDDAKNRQLELIMTRIGEVVAKVPGQKALHADVERDLRVILNGWLAFTFELCRQRIMDPTTSAERLADACAHTLLDAITRVPEIPDELAHAMATARHQPQ, encoded by the coding sequence ATGCCAACGGCTAGGAGGCGGTTGTCCCCTGAGGATCGACGCGCCGAACTGCTTGCGTTAGGGGCGGAAGTCTTCGGGAAGCGACCCTACGACGAGGTCCGCATCGACGAGATCGCCGAGCGCGCCGGCGTCTCCCGGGCCTTGATGTACCACTACTTCCCCGACAAACGAGCGTTCTTCGCCGCGGTGGTCAAGGACGAGGCCGACCGGCTCTACGAGTCCACTAATAAAGAGCCCGTCACCGGCCTGACGATGTTCGAAGAGGCGCGGATGGGTGTGCTGGCCTACATGGCCTACCACGAGCAGAACCCGGAAGCCGCGTGGGCCGCCTACGTCGGCCTGGGCCGGTCCGACCCGGTCCTGCTCGGCGTCGAGGACGACGCGAAAAACCGCCAGCTGGAGCTCATCATGACCCGGATCGGCGAGGTCGTCGCCAAGGTTCCCGGGCAAAAGGCGCTGCACGCGGATGTCGAGCGAGACCTGCGGGTGATCCTCAACGGATGGCTGGCCTTCACCTTCGAGCTGTGCCGGCAGCGCATCATGGATCCCACGACCAGCGCCGAGCGCCTGGCCGACGCGTGCGCGCACACGCTGCTGGACGCGATCACCCGGGTGCCCGAGATCCCCGATGAGCTCGCCCACGCGATGGCGACCGCCCGTCACCAACCGCAGTAA
- a CDS encoding ATP-dependent helicase, which translates to MSTEALEKFSAITREWFSSTFPAPTTAQAAAWDAIADGNNTLVIAPTGSGKTLAAFLWALDSLAKPAPSAERPAGRTRVLYVSPLKALAVDVERNLRTPLAGLTRIAERHGLPAPDISVGVRSGDTPPARRRQLITSPPDVLITTPESLFLMLTSAARETLAGVQTVIVDEVHAIAAGKRGAHLALSLERLDDLRDGPPAQRIGLSATVRPPEELARFLSGPAPTTIVNPPSAKSFQLTVQVPVPDMANLTDNTIWPDVEARLVDLIEAHRSTIVFANSRRLAERLTARLNEIHAERCGVELATPDNQRANRKVPGGAPAHIMGSGQTYGADPVLARAHHGSVSKEQRALVEDDLKRGLLKAVVATSSLELGIDMGAVDLVIQVEAPPSVASGLQRIGRSGHQVGEVSQGVLFPKHRTDLISCAVTVQRMLAGQIETMRVPANPLDILAQQTVAAAALEPLDADRWFDTVRRAAPFATLPRSVFEATLDLLSGKYPSTEFAELRPRLVYDRDSGTLTARPGAQRLAVTSGGAIPDRGMFTVYLASEAEKPSRVGELDEEMVYESRPGDVISLGATSWRITEITHDRVLVIPAPGLPARLPFWHGDGVGRPAELGAALGAFTGELAGLDREEFGKRCAALGFNDYATDNLWVLLDDQRAATGTVPTDTTLLVERFRDELGDWRVILHSPYGLRVHGPLALAVGRRLAERYGIDEKPTASDDGIVVHLPDTCEETPPGAELFVFDADEIDPIVTAEVGGSALFASRFRECAARALLLPRRHPGRRSPLWHQRQRAAQLLEVARKYPDFPIVLETVRECLQDVYDVPALVDVMTGIAARRVRVLEAETATPSPFAASLLFGYVGAFMYEGDSPLAERRAAALSLDSTLLAELLGRVELRELLDAEVVAATGRQLQHLSADRAARDAEAVADLLRLLGPLTEDEVAARADVADGIDIGGWLEGLRAARRALTVSFAGRSWWVAIEDIGRLRDGVGVAVPLGVPATFTEQVADPLGELLGRYARTRTPFSTAEAAARFGLGLRVTADVLSRLAGDGRLVRGDFVAPEAVSVGVGGEQWCDADVLRILRRRSLAALRAQVEPVSTAAYGRFLPAWHHLGTASGTDGLMSVIDQLAGVRIPASALEPLVLAPRVRDYAPAMLDELLAAGEVTWSGAGSISGSDGWIALHASDSAPLTLVAPDEIDFTEAHRAILETLGGGGAYFFRQLTRDGITETALKDALWELIWAGWITGDTFAPVRALLTGTGARKRSAPAHRTRRPPRLSRYSVAHPQARTTDPAVAGRWSALPAPEPESTLRAHYQAELLLNRHGVLTRGAVTAENVPGGFATFYKVLSTFEEAGRCQRGYFVESLGGAQFAVASTVDRLRSYLDGIDPERPEYRAVVLAAADPANPYGAALPWPATDAARPGRKAGALVVLVDGDLAWFLERGGRSLLTFTDDPGADHAAAQGLADLVTARRVESILVERINGVPALQPLAGGPSPVAEALSEAGFARTPRGMRLR; encoded by the coding sequence GTGAGCACCGAAGCACTCGAGAAGTTCAGCGCGATCACCCGCGAGTGGTTCAGCAGCACCTTCCCCGCACCGACCACCGCGCAGGCGGCGGCCTGGGACGCCATCGCCGACGGCAACAACACGCTGGTCATCGCGCCGACCGGATCCGGCAAGACCCTGGCGGCCTTTCTGTGGGCCCTGGATTCCTTGGCCAAACCCGCTCCCTCGGCCGAAAGGCCGGCCGGCCGCACGCGGGTGCTCTACGTGTCACCGCTCAAGGCGCTCGCGGTCGACGTCGAGCGCAACCTGCGCACCCCGCTGGCCGGGCTGACCAGAATCGCCGAGCGCCATGGTCTGCCCGCCCCCGACATCAGCGTCGGGGTCCGTTCGGGTGACACCCCGCCCGCGCGCCGGCGCCAGCTCATCACCTCGCCGCCCGACGTGCTGATCACCACCCCCGAGTCGCTGTTTTTGATGCTGACCTCCGCCGCGCGCGAAACCCTGGCCGGCGTCCAGACGGTGATCGTCGACGAGGTGCACGCCATCGCGGCCGGCAAGCGCGGCGCACACCTGGCTCTGTCGCTGGAGCGCCTCGACGACCTGCGGGACGGACCGCCCGCCCAGCGCATCGGATTGTCGGCGACGGTGCGTCCGCCCGAGGAACTCGCACGGTTCCTGTCCGGGCCCGCCCCGACCACGATCGTGAATCCGCCGTCGGCCAAGTCGTTCCAGCTCACCGTGCAGGTGCCGGTGCCCGACATGGCCAACCTGACCGACAACACCATCTGGCCCGATGTCGAGGCCCGCCTGGTCGACCTGATCGAAGCGCACCGCTCGACCATCGTATTCGCCAACTCGCGCCGGCTAGCCGAGCGACTTACCGCACGGCTCAACGAGATTCACGCCGAACGTTGCGGTGTCGAACTGGCGACCCCGGATAATCAGAGGGCCAACCGGAAGGTGCCCGGCGGGGCGCCGGCGCACATCATGGGCAGCGGCCAGACCTACGGTGCCGATCCGGTACTGGCGCGCGCGCACCACGGTTCGGTCAGCAAGGAGCAGCGCGCTCTGGTCGAAGACGACCTCAAACGCGGACTACTCAAGGCGGTGGTGGCCACGTCGAGCCTGGAACTGGGCATCGACATGGGCGCCGTCGACCTGGTGATCCAGGTGGAGGCACCGCCCTCGGTGGCCAGCGGCCTGCAACGAATCGGGCGGTCCGGCCATCAGGTCGGGGAGGTCTCGCAGGGGGTGCTGTTCCCCAAGCACCGCACCGACCTGATCAGCTGCGCGGTCACCGTGCAACGGATGCTGGCCGGCCAGATCGAGACGATGCGGGTGCCCGCCAACCCGCTCGACATCCTGGCGCAGCAGACCGTCGCGGCCGCCGCGCTGGAACCGCTGGACGCCGACCGGTGGTTCGACACGGTGCGCCGGGCTGCCCCGTTCGCGACCCTGCCGCGCAGCGTGTTCGAGGCCACCCTGGACCTGTTGAGCGGCAAGTACCCGTCCACCGAATTCGCCGAGCTGCGGCCGCGGCTGGTCTATGACCGCGACAGCGGAACGCTGACCGCCCGGCCCGGGGCGCAACGGCTGGCCGTCACCTCCGGCGGCGCGATCCCCGACCGCGGGATGTTCACCGTCTACCTGGCCAGCGAGGCCGAAAAGCCTTCTCGGGTAGGCGAACTCGACGAGGAAATGGTCTACGAGTCGCGTCCCGGTGACGTCATCTCATTGGGCGCGACCAGCTGGCGGATCACCGAGATCACCCACGACCGGGTGCTGGTGATTCCCGCGCCGGGCCTGCCGGCCCGGCTGCCGTTCTGGCACGGCGACGGCGTTGGTCGCCCGGCCGAGCTCGGCGCCGCACTGGGCGCGTTCACCGGCGAGCTGGCCGGCCTGGATCGCGAAGAATTCGGAAAACGTTGCGCTGCATTGGGTTTCAACGACTATGCGACCGATAATCTGTGGGTGTTGCTCGACGACCAACGGGCCGCCACCGGGACGGTGCCCACCGATACCACGCTGCTGGTCGAGCGATTCCGCGACGAGCTGGGCGACTGGCGGGTGATCCTGCACTCGCCGTACGGGCTGCGGGTGCATGGACCGCTCGCGCTGGCGGTGGGCCGGCGGTTGGCCGAACGCTATGGCATCGACGAAAAGCCGACCGCCTCCGACGACGGCATCGTCGTGCATTTGCCCGATACGTGCGAGGAAACTCCGCCCGGCGCAGAGCTTTTCGTCTTCGACGCCGACGAGATCGATCCGATCGTCACCGCGGAAGTGGGCGGCTCGGCGTTGTTCGCGTCCCGGTTCCGGGAATGCGCGGCGCGGGCACTGCTGCTGCCCCGCCGGCACCCGGGCCGGCGCTCGCCGCTGTGGCACCAGCGCCAGCGCGCGGCCCAATTGCTGGAAGTGGCCCGCAAATACCCCGACTTCCCGATCGTGCTGGAGACCGTCCGGGAATGCCTGCAGGACGTCTACGACGTGCCGGCGCTGGTCGATGTGATGACCGGTATCGCGGCGCGCCGGGTGCGGGTGCTCGAGGCCGAAACGGCCACGCCGTCCCCGTTCGCGGCGTCGCTGTTGTTCGGCTACGTCGGCGCCTTCATGTACGAGGGCGATTCCCCGCTTGCCGAGCGCCGCGCCGCGGCCCTGTCGCTGGACAGCACGCTGCTGGCCGAGCTGCTCGGGCGCGTTGAACTCCGTGAATTACTTGATGCCGAGGTTGTGGCCGCGACCGGTCGGCAGTTGCAGCATCTGTCCGCCGACCGGGCTGCCCGCGATGCCGAGGCGGTCGCGGACCTGCTGCGGCTGCTGGGCCCGCTGACCGAAGACGAGGTCGCCGCGCGGGCCGATGTCGCCGACGGCATCGATATTGGCGGCTGGCTGGAAGGCTTGCGCGCCGCCCGGCGCGCGCTGACCGTATCGTTCGCCGGCCGCAGCTGGTGGGTGGCCATCGAGGACATCGGCCGGCTGCGCGACGGGGTCGGCGTGGCCGTCCCGCTCGGCGTCCCGGCCACGTTCACCGAGCAGGTGGCCGATCCGCTGGGCGAGCTGCTGGGCCGCTATGCGCGTACCCGCACACCGTTCAGCACGGCCGAGGCCGCCGCCCGGTTCGGCCTGGGGTTACGGGTGACCGCCGACGTGCTGAGCCGGCTGGCCGGCGACGGCCGACTGGTGCGGGGCGATTTCGTGGCTCCCGAAGCCGTGTCCGTAGGTGTCGGCGGCGAGCAATGGTGTGACGCCGACGTGTTGCGGATTCTGCGGCGGCGTTCCCTGGCTGCGCTGCGCGCCCAGGTCGAGCCGGTCAGCACGGCCGCCTACGGGCGGTTCCTGCCGGCCTGGCACCACCTGGGCACCGCCAGCGGCACCGACGGGCTGATGTCCGTCATCGATCAGCTGGCCGGCGTCCGGATACCGGCATCGGCGCTCGAGCCGCTGGTGCTGGCACCGCGGGTCCGCGACTATGCACCGGCCATGCTTGATGAGCTGCTCGCGGCCGGGGAGGTCACATGGTCGGGCGCCGGCTCGATCTCGGGCAGTGACGGGTGGATCGCGCTGCACGCCAGCGATTCCGCCCCGTTGACCCTGGTGGCCCCCGACGAGATCGACTTCACCGAGGCCCATCGGGCGATCCTGGAAACGCTGGGCGGTGGCGGCGCGTACTTCTTTCGGCAGCTCACCCGGGACGGGATCACCGAAACAGCCCTCAAAGATGCCCTGTGGGAACTGATCTGGGCCGGTTGGATCACCGGCGACACGTTCGCGCCGGTACGGGCGCTGCTGACGGGCACCGGCGCCCGCAAGCGTTCCGCCCCCGCCCATCGGACCCGCCGGCCGCCACGGCTGAGCCGCTACAGCGTCGCGCATCCCCAGGCTCGAACCACCGACCCCGCGGTGGCGGGCCGCTGGTCGGCGCTGCCGGCCCCGGAACCCGAATCCACCCTGCGCGCCCACTACCAAGCCGAGCTGCTGCTCAACCGGCATGGCGTCCTGACCAGAGGCGCGGTGACGGCGGAGAATGTGCCGGGCGGATTCGCCACCTTCTATAAGGTGCTGAGCACCTTCGAAGAGGCCGGCAGGTGCCAGCGTGGGTACTTCGTGGAGTCGCTGGGCGGCGCCCAATTCGCCGTCGCCTCGACCGTCGATCGGCTCCGCAGTTACCTCGACGGGATCGACCCGGAGCGCCCCGAATACCGGGCGGTCGTGCTGGCCGCCGCCGACCCGGCGAACCCGTACGGTGCCGCGTTGCCCTGGCCCGCGACGGACGCGGCACGCCCCGGCCGCAAGGCCGGCGCCCTGGTCGTACTGGTCGACGGCGACCTGGCCTGGTTCCTCGAGCGGGGCGGACGATCGTTGCTGACGTTCACCGACGATCCCGGCGCCGACCATGCGGCGGCTCAGGGACTGGCCGACCTGGTCACCGCCCGGCGCGTCGAGTCGATCCTGGTCGAGCGGATCAACGGGGTGCCGGCGCTGCAGCCGCTGGCCGGCGGGCCGAGTCCCGTGGCCGAGGCGCTGTCCGAAGCCGGCTTCGCCCGCACCCCACGCGGAATGCGGCTGCGGTGA